AACTAAAAATTGTCatattataaaagataaattacatgttaattgattaaaaatcattttttttaaatactagTATATGAATCTGTGCTTTATACGAGCATGAAAagaaattcataataaataaatatattgcaTAATATAACTTCTTGTCATATAACTGATTAAAttgatgatatatgaataaaattaaatatagtTAACTACCATAATATAATTTATGAGCATGCATTACCCAAATTTCTTACTATTCAATATTTAGAATTGTGTTTGTCaagtaataaaatttaattattttatatttaatatattataattaaaaataacattttcAATATGAATTTtcactattataaaatttacaacataataattagtcaatgaataaaaaagatttatatttctatgtatttatatgttttatatttatttaaaaaaaaataaaatgttgcattttttattttaaagtgttctatatttaaaaatatttatttatattctaataccttctatatttattaaaatctctcaacacttttcttttataacttttttttaattttcatttatatTATGAAATCCAATGAATCATAAGAGTAGCATATCTAATGCATATAGAGTTAGTTGAGCTTATTTTAGAAACATCTTTTATGTAAAATTGTATGTTCgaattaaaatctaaaataaaggaaattaGCATTAAATTCCTTCTTGAACATGTAATAGCAAGCTAAGCACTCATCTAGAATTTTCACTGGAAGATAAGGGATACCCttattatacttttatttttcgaaaCTAAAGTGAAACCGCATAATGCGTAGAGAGGTAAATTATTTATACTATATAGCATATTTTAATAAAggttatattaaaaatattttaaagaacatattataaatagattttgaatttatttagttttaaaaaagacagattatttatattagagttatacaaaattgtatttttttttctttttcatttttcgaTTTATATTAATGGCTACACTTTGTCTTTTAATTTCTTACGGTTTTTTTGtttgtaaataattaaaaaaataaatgaatgagaatgaaaaacatataaaaatgttatattaaatttaagaaatttttgaCAATTAGTATCAAAGATTAGAAAATAAAGAGTAGTAAGAGTCTTAATATGTATAAGTTAtagaatttgaatatttgtaactgaaattttttataattattattattaagacacttttaatgtatgtttattgcatttaattagtacttgatgttttaattgaataataatagataagagttttttgttttaatttttttaaaacattttattAAATAGtgatttgttgatttttatcttttgcCAAGTCATTAGAATTGCTGATGTGACATCATTAGCAAAAAAAAATATGGCTTAAACTCATTATAGAGAGAGTTAGTAtcaacttttatatattataatagcacttgcaaagaaagaagaaagctGAAAATAATGTAAAGATTTTTAAGTTACAAAtacaacaaataaattaaattaaagcaAGTGCTAGCTAGCTCTTTAAAGTTTGGTAATTGAATTTGTGAACCACATTTCTCTTTGaaagtatatataggacactaAATGAGATCTGAATCAAAAGTATTGATGCACAtgttaacaaattaaaaataaaataaattctaaatccCCAAATGTGTTGCTGCTATATCATCTTGTTCAGCAACCAGATTGAAAAATCCTAACAAATTAGACACTTAACCTGGAGAAGAAAAGAGAATACAAGGTATGGCAAGGCAACGATTGAACCATGTTACTTCGATGGAGAGTAGTAGTGATTCTGGAGCTTCCAATTTCAGAAGAAAGGATGTGATGAAAGTTGATGGCAAATGTAATTGTTGACTCAAtgtgatgttgttggaatctgagaCTATGAACAATCCTGGGAGATGGTTCATCTGTTGTCCTCTATGGGCAGTATGCATTAGGTCTGAATTTTTTTAATGGGTTTTGAGTTTCTGTGAGTTACATTGAAGAAATTTATGTATTCGCACACAAAGGACTGTCAATATTTTGTCTGGGTTGATGATATTGAAGGTGGTTGGTGGGTTTGGCCAGAACACTAATGGGGGCAAAAAAAGATGAGGTTGAAGCTACTACTCAACTGAGAGAATTCAGAGAAGCGATAACAATGAGACAAAGAAGAAGATTGTGATGAAAATGGGGAAGCTTAGAGCGGAAATTCAATATATGAAAGTGTGGCTTGTTATGCTTTTTTTGGGTTTGTTAGTGTGTTTCGTCATGAACTTCTTGTTAGTATTTAGGGTGAAGTAAGGGATCTGATAGAAGATGATAATGATTTAGGGTTGAATCTGTCTTCTCTTTGAGTTGTGTAGTTGTTGATGTTTGTATGAAATGAGAATGAAGACTTTGACAATTATGGTCacgtttgttttaaaatttgacatatttgaccattttttatttaaaatatgacACATGTAaccatttttaattaaaaaaatgacatATAGACAGAAAGGATGAATCAGTCAATCAGATATCAAAAGTAGCACTGGCAATAACATGTAGCAAACATCTAAGAAGACTATTTTAACAATACTAAATCCATTATTCACATTAGCTAGTAACACAACTAAGCTGTGTCATAATCCATGAAAATTACATAATCGAAACCAAcactaaaattaaaagtaacaaGCATCAAAAGTCTTTTTCAAGGTCTAATGACCATTGTTTAAGTAGCAAAAAAGGTAGGAGTGTTCAATTACATCTATAAatcacccaaaaaaaaaaaaaaaaacaaaaagaagcaACAGAGTACAACACTAGATATCACAAGCATCATCAAGTTAGGGTAGAATTGCTACTGGAGAATACGTTGCTTGATTTAGGTGTTGGGGCTTTAAAACCAGGAACTGGCCCTCTTACTCCAGTTGATGTTCCTCCCATGCTCGGATTAGGCATGAACTGCATGAATTTTCTTCTTGTGCCAACACTAGTATTGGTGAATGTAGGAGGCGATATAACAATGTTATTTGATCTTGGTGGTTTGAAACGAGTTTCCAGAAATCCAGGAGGCCTTTTGGTGGTCTTTctatttgtgggctttttggTTGGAAGAGACCTAATTGGGAGTGGTCGAATTGCAGGAGATGCTACAAATTTAGTTTGATTTTCACATTGTAGCTGCAAGAAATAGACAACATATTCAATTTGAATAACAACTAGTTAGCACACCTAGAAATTATTAGATCCAATTATCACATTTTGGTTTAAATATGTTAGATGTATTAACTTGTGGGGCAGCAACCCGAGACCTAGAAGTTTCAGCATCTGCACATTCAATCACTAAAAACAAACTGTGACCTTGGAAACAGAAGGACCAACAATATCAGCAGTAGAAATAGACTAGAAAATAGCAATGACCAGAAACAAAATAGCAATGACGAGCAACAAATTGAGGTAGTTGAAAGGGAGGGGCCAAGTGTTACTATCTAGAAATTATCCTAAAGGGTGATGAtaggaaaaaaatattattagcaaagaacaaaatttttaaattctatttttaaatttatgaatCTCAATGGAGTACAAAAGAAACTAATATGCAAACATCTCTCTACTAATTTTTTGCATATTGCATCTACCCCAAAGCAGCAAAGCAATCTAGAAAACTTTTTGTTCGGTTGCTCGCATCCTGAACGAGTCGGATCTGATGGGTGTCGAAGGTGAGTGGGTTGCTGAAAGCAGGATTTGGATGGACTCCGGGAGTGAGACTCCTCCGAGTTGACGAGGTGAGGAAGTGGTGGGGCTACTTGCAAAagactccgacgctcaagttagCGTCCGTACAAAAGGCGGCTGTTAGGATTAGGGTAGATGACGTACCTCTGGAGAGGGGTAGGCCTCTCCCCTTTTATAATCTGTACTTGGCCTATACTCGGGTGGGTCTTGATGGTCAGACCCACTTTTCTAGAAGCTTCTGCCAGTTGTCCAGGTTTCTCATGGAAGGGAGGGTGACGTGCGGGTCACCTCCAGGCTCGGGTCCAGCAACCCGTCGGATCGGTCGTTCATGCTCGGACCCGGGTCGCTGGTGGGCTGAGCCAGAACAGGATAATATGTCATTTATGATGTATCTGATGCATTCTTTTAAATAGAATATCCAAGACAATTATCAGTCAATATGTATGCTGAGTATATCATCTCTTAGCTATAATTTCTATTAGGAATGAATATTGCTATTTCTATTTTGATAACATTACTCATGGCCACGAAATGATATCCATCCCTTGAGAAGTTGTATTGGGCATTACCATCAATTCCACTTTTGTTGGtagttgcttgaatcatatGGCATTGAACAAATCTACTTTCGTGGACGTGGGCGGATATAAGTGGCAATTCTGTTATCTTTTTAAAGTTCATATCCGAGTTTGATTCCCAGATTCAACTGAGATTAGTGTACATTAAAATCAAAGGTACAAAATAGTGTTAATAGTGCATAGAGCTTTTCTATTATAAATTTTGGAAATTCATATATaaatggaaattcaaattttacaaCATCCTAGAAATACCAATTCCCACAGCAATATTCTTTCACTTTGACCATGACcaatacaaaatatattaagGTGATCTGGTCAACCATTACATGTAATTTGCATACATTTCTCATTTTTCATAATTTGTGTGTCTAGCCTGTCTTGGTTAAGATTGATAAGAAAAAATCATCTGCAGCAGTGCCCTCAAGTGATtctctaattccacttgaacaACATACTTTGGAATTCCAAAATCGTAAGGAAAGAACATAAATGTATTAATGGATTGAGGTACAACATCTTTTAAGTATAATTACAGTTTTAAAACAACACAATAAACACTCAAGAATGtattgaagaacatcattgtaTTAAAGTATACAAATACAAGAAGCATAATGAGTACAATAATATGTTGAATCCTCAATCAACAAAACTCGAAATCCCTCTATGAATGCATTAAGCTGCCACAATGCATACTACAACACACCACCATCAAAATCCCTCTTCCgaataataaaaagaatcaaattACCCTAAAAATATGACACCCGCTGATATCAATTTAGTCCTCTATAGATTTTCTTTGAATTGCAATAATTACATACCATTCCCAAGATATATTCATATTCACAGTGTAAAGAAGTTTAAGAAATCAATTTAAGTAACAAATTAATACCAAATATACACTGCTGGAATAGATCAAAACCTACCAAATCAATGTCGAAAATCTTCAGAAAACTAAATTGACATGGCGTCCGCAACTCAGAAATCGAACAACAAAATCCAGAATCCTCGTGAACTAGAATAGGCCAAACAACATTGAAAACCCTAACACAATTAGCCACACAATGTGTAACAAGAGTAATGCCTGACCGGGTAGCGCTGCAGATCCACCACTTCCGACTTCGCAGAACCCTAACTTCGCAACTTCGGCGCCGGCACAAGCCGCCTCGGCGCATCCGCACCAGTAGGTGACGCCGTCGGCGCCGCAGACAGGATCGGTACGGAAGCACTTAGCGGGGCAAGAGGACGGCGATGGCGTTCCGGCGCAAAGTCCGGCGGACTGCGACGGCAGCCTGATGACAGAGGAGGATTTCCCTTCGGATTCGGCGGATGTTGCGACGGAGAAGACGATgcagagagagaagaagaggatGTATAAAACGGATTTCGGCATGGGGTTAAATTGAATTACGAGCTACAACGGCTCACCGTGAAGGAACCGAGGACCCGTTGGGTTAAATTTCGAGATCCCGTAGAAAGTTCAAGATGGTGGTGGCTGGAAGAAGGGCATAAGATTGAGATTGAGATTGAGATGGAGATTGAGACTGAAATTAACCCTAATTGGCTAATTGGGGAAATTTGAGTTCTTGgagaagaaaagagaggagACTTCGAGACGACAAATGACAACGAAGAGAATAGGTCCGttcctttcctttttccttttttttctttcgagaaaaaaaatagtaaaataatcattaattattatcgtaaaaataattaattgctttattaattttaagatccgtttaaaagttttaaaagttattttttttagttttaatttataaaaaataataatattaatgattgacataataaaaatttaaatataaaatttatttataaattatttttaatataaatatttattatttaaaatattttttaaaagaatttaatttaactatttatttaaattgaacttaattataaataaaaataaaaactcaaaTACAATCAATTTTACATGaagtaaataaatgaaaattgttaaataaaattatcaacttcacgtaaaatCGAGTGAACACGTAAATAAACTTTTAATCTTTATCAACAAAAGCTACatattgaattattgatgttGCATAGCCGCATAGGTCTCTTCTTTAAGCAGgacaatttctttttttatagaAAGATTCTTCTCTTCTAGTTCTGCTTACTAAAGGAATATTTGTTATCTTTATTCTGGTGGTTTGAAtggatataattttttattttggcacataagaataagagataatttgaataaataatttaattaaaattttaaaaaaaatttaaatataaaaacttatattaaaaatgatctataaataaattattttaattttataattcaattttttagtcacaaaatatttatttaaaaaataataaaaaatttattataattttttaattaatctataaatattttaaataaatttttaaaaaattatactaaatattaatactataattttttaattaaaaaaaggttACCAATAGAACTATATAAACTATgttaagaataattttttttaggaaaaaaatttaaacgATTCTAACAATTACTCTAAAAAATAATGTCAGTTCTTGAATTTGACTTCCATCAAACTAATGAGTCcatttgataatattttttcttttaagttaAAGAAACATATCTATATTAtacattaaattattaatttatctgataaaatatatatatatatatatatatatatatatatatatatatatatatatatatatatatcatcaaagattcaaattttaatattttagaataactaataataaaaatgtaagACTAATGATAACAATTAGTAATgtcatttttattaatatgtatatcttctattcaatttctataagtaaaaaaaaatttaaaatcactaatattttttaatttttatccaataaatttagttaatgtatataaaaaatataacaaaaaataaaaaaaatcttaaacgATCTGACAATTATCCTAAATATACCATGTAGACAAATTTCCTTAATTCAAAAGAAATATCATTGATAAAAGAACtaatcaattttataaaattaaagatcaaaaatagaaaaaaaattttgctaaAAATTTTGTTGTTCTTTAAAACAATTATCCAGAGCCAAGATGgatatttacaattttttttattactccATGTGATTTATAATACTTCTTCTGAATTTTTGTTAGTCTTCCTTTGTTTTAACGGTATACTATTTGAAAATTTATGatgaatattataaaatattttatttaatgtatTTCACTATTATCAAAAGAAAGTGAAATAAAAGTGTTTAACAAAATAATTGCTCAACGCATAATGTAAAATGGAGTTACATTAAAATTAAGATTAAATTACATAATTGATTTCTATACTttcattaaaattataaattagtttttacattttaaaaatttataattaaatctttaaaaaaattaaaatttataatttagtctttgtcatttaaaaagtgtttaatttaatagaatatttttagaatatttttttattttaaagatgtgAGTTGTACATATTTGAcaatattataattttagtaaaaatatggGGACCAACCATGTAATTTAACCATTTGAAAATGACTAAAAATTTCTTAGGCTATCTGAACCCACCTCACCCCTCCCCAGCTCTCTCACTCTCATTTTGTGAGCTGAGGTGAGAGACAGAGAACGCTGAGATTAGGGTATCATTTTGAAAAGTGAGAaagtgagagtgagagagaTAGGGAGGGACGAGATGGGTTCAGATAGCATAAAGAATTTTTGGTCATTTTCAAATGGTTAAATTACACGGTTGGTTCCTATACTTTcactaaaattataaattggtCTTTATTGTCAAATATGTGCAACTCACAtgtttaaaatagaaaatatgcTGATAATATTATGTTAAATCAAACACTTTTTGAACGGTATGATTaaattgcaaattttaattctctttagaAATCTAATTATAAACTTTTAAAGTGTAGGAACTAATTTGCAATGTCACTAAAAATATAGGACCAACTATGTAATTTAACCTAAAATTAATCAATATATGTGATATTtcaacttatttttaatatatattttatattttaagataTAGTTTATATTAAAGACcgattttaatatatacatagcataattatatattaagaGTAGTGCTAGAGAGTCAACAAATTTTATGATTTGTAGCcatcaatagtatttttaatggtatgaaatttcatttaaagatggagaataatttattttttttttgctaactAAGTGTtggccaaattttaataaaaatgctaATCTTTTAGACTTTctcaaatattaatatataaacaactgaaaaatacaaaataccataaataaatatgaaagaagaaaaaaaaaaagagaaatcagggaaaaaatcttttaaaataaaaataataaaataattattattaaatttataatttttattatataaattcttctatcttaatttaaatgtgataaaatttttatttttattttatcaatttatccACATTAAAAgcttaaatttaaaaataaaaattctcaAAATTTCGTAGGTTTAAAGTTTAAACACAACCTAAAAATAGtctataaattttaattttatgacTAGAGTCACTTAAAGTTCGAAAGTAATTCAATTTATTGGAAATGATTTTGATAAGTCATTGTACTTTATTGAAAGTTCAGTCTACCAACATAAGTTGGTATAGATAGAGGAAAATTTGTGTTTTTAACCattttttttgagtttgatacttactgaaaaatgaaaatagaatTTGTTTGTTTGGAAAGGTCGCCCATTTTATACCTCTACAATATTAGAGGAATTAGTCATTTAACTTTCGATTTAATAGATACcctaatgaaaaaaaaaatcttccaTTAGAAAGTTAATGTGGACACGAATATATGTTGATGTAGGATGTAGTTGAGTCCTTGTAGAGTTTCGAGTTACAGGGAGTTGAGCAGTTATGAATTTAGAccttttgtataattttttgtgATCATGATTTAgagcatatttttatttttttaaaaaaaattatttaaaaaatattttaatataataaataaataattttatatattatatttaaatataattattaaatacaaaatatttttatacaaaatatttaatcGTAAAATTActctctttttttataatttttaaaccgttttttagaagaaaaagtataaaaaaataatgactaCTATGAACAATGTGAACTATaggttaaaataaaaaaattaaattataattaataattaaaacttCCCACCCATTATTGTCGGACATTGACGTTGCAGTAATCTTTCACCGACCGTTCTACTGCCGTTGCGTAGTTCTGGCTGACCAAAACTGTACCTGGTCTCTTCGTTGGCGTATCAGATCCCTCGGCAGGTCCTTCCTCTTTTGTCTGTCGCTGTGGCCACGTCCGGTTGTCGCGCAATCGGCAACCGTTCAACGCTGCATCTCCTGGATCCTACTGTAGCCGCAACCGGTTACCGCTGAACTCCCATTggtaaaatttgaaatttaatagTTATTTTGTCATATATTTTGAGAATTTGGTAGTGAATAAGAAaggattaaaatttaaaaataaagataaaaatagtttgttattagaatttaaaaaatattttttattttttgatccATCGTGGACCAATAAATCAATTTATTATTCAcattatcaaaatttttcattATCTTCCTAACAAAACTCCTTTTCAAAAGGTACCATGCATGTCTCATTTGAATTCtgagatttttaattttgatatggaGGGAATTATGGTGTATAGCAGAGATATGGAAGTTTATGGTTTATCATTGAGCTGTGATGGATGTGCAGAAGTAATCGGACGGACTGATTGGGAGAACTGAAATCGGACGGTCTGATTTCACCAATCAGACGGTACACAAATCGATGGGTCCGATTTTGTGTACTCCTTCTATGTGGCGCGCATGCAGATGGCTCCTTTGTTGGCTTCGTTGCACTATACCCCAAATTCAAGTGTCTTCTCCTTTCCAGTAGCTATCTCTTTCACTCTCATATTCcccttttcatgcttcttaacCCCACAACTTTGGCCATTTTTCACCATTGTTGGACCACAAAAGACctcaaaaaaattgaaagacaatGCCAAGAAGACTAAAAATCAAAGAAGTAAATTAACCAGAGATTtatattgttaattattttGGGCATTCTAATtatgtaaatttttattttttaataatttgatttaataataataatagtgataatattagattttattagcaatatatattataatagcACTAAGTAGAGATTAATCATGTATGTGTGTATGATATTGTTACTGTTAAGTGGTTAGAAATAGAGATTAAAATAGGAATTAGtcatgtatgtatatatgtaccATAAGTCTCTGTATCGTTGATTTGGGTTTATTTATGATTGTTGGttaaaatgaaatgaaatgaaatgaaagaaagaaagaatgaatgaatgaataaatGAATGTGAATGAGAATGAGATATGTAGatattagatattattattagtattaatattagtaattgaatttaataaattattataattaataatataaatttaataaattatttatgattattaataattgaatttaacataatttagtaaaatttaGACAATAAATTAGTAAACACTAAACCTAAAATGGGAAAATTAGTATGTTGTTttgtgaataataataataataataataatggaggttaaaagaaaaaaaattgttctaCGAATAATCTATCAATAGTGAAATTATTCTGGTTAGTTAGTTAaggttaattaatttttgttataaggTAATGAATATGATTGAAGGATTTTTGTTTAACAGATTTACTGTGTATGTTTGAAATGCAATTATGCTGGTAATTAGTTATAATGGATATGTAAGGATAATtgtgtttttgttaatataGTTATATTATACTGGTACTTATAACGGAAATGTGATATTGTAGGGTTTACGGATGTTGATATGTGATCACTTAAAGCCGTCGGATCCATACAACCAAATTGTTGAGTCACACTTACGCGAGACTAGATTTTATTATGTTTCTCATATTGGAGTTATCCAATGTCAGTTAGCAATGATTAATGCTCTGATTGAGAGATGACGGCCTGAGACTCACACATTTTATTTTCCAGTTGGTGAGTGTGCCATGACCTTGGAGAATGTGACGATAATTCTCGGTTTGCCGACAAATGGTCTTCCGGTTACAGGACCGACCATGAGTAGTTTTGAGGCATTGGAGGCCGAGTGCTTGCACCAGTTTGGGGCTGCACCAAGGAAGACGGACTGTAGAGGAAGCTTTATAAAATTAACGTAGTTTAGGGGTTTGAAAGATCGTATAGTGTTGACTGATGATGTTCACAATCAGATGTATGTAAAGTGTCACATAATGTTGTTATTTGGGACAATTCTGTTTGGAGATAAGTCGGGTGCAATAGTGCACTGGAAATTTCTGCCTTTGCTCTATAACTTCGCTAGGATCATACAGTTTAGTTGGGGTTCGGCATGCCTTG
The Arachis stenosperma cultivar V10309 chromosome 7, arast.V10309.gnm1.PFL2, whole genome shotgun sequence genome window above contains:
- the LOC130940311 gene encoding uncharacterized protein LOC130940311, which translates into the protein MPKSVLYILFFSLCIVFSVATSAESEGKSSSVIRLPSQSAGLCAGTPSPSSCPAKCFRTDPVCGADGVTYWCGCAEAACAGAEVAKLGFCEVGSGGSAALPGQALLLLHIVWLIVLGFSMLFGLF